A window from Mixophyes fleayi isolate aMixFle1 chromosome 12, aMixFle1.hap1, whole genome shotgun sequence encodes these proteins:
- the TXNIP gene encoding thioredoxin-interacting protein has translation MVVFKKIKSFEVSFTEPEKVYCGGEKVAGKVLVEVAEVTRVTAVRLLACGVAKVLWSSGSQHCKQEMEYLRFEDTLQMEDQPTDSDGSVILRPGNHYEFKFGFELPQGPLGSTFKGKYGSVKYWVKAFLERPSHPPQEVQKKFEVVDFVDVNTPDLMSPSFGKKHKKMTCLFIPDGHITMSASINRKGFCEGDDICISADFENTCSRIVVPKAAIIAKHTYLANGLTKVFTQKLCSVRGSHIISGMTDSWRGKSIRVPKLKPSILGCNILRVEYSLLVYVSVPGAKKVILDLPLVIGTSSSGFSSRSSSMASQASSEMSWIDLNIPGTPEAPPCYLDIVREDHRLESPTTPLIDELDNICDSPIFMYAPEFKFMPPPTYTEVDANKNACVN, from the exons ATGGTGGTTTTTAAGAAGATCAAGTCCTTTGAGGTGTCCTTCACCGAGCCCGAGAAGGTGTACTGCGGAGGGGAGAAGGTGGCCGGCAAGGTGCTGGTGGAGGTGGCCGAGGTGACCAGGGTGACAGCTGTCAGGCTGCTGGCTTGTGGAGTGGCCAAAGTGCTGTGGTCCTCGGGCTCCCAGCACTGCAAGCAGGAGATGGAGTACCTGAGGTTTGAGGACACCTTGCAGATGGAAGACCAGCCCACTG atTCTGATGGGTCTGTTATCCTGAGACCTGGGAACCATTACGAGTTCAAATTTGGATTTGAGCTTCCTCAGGG ACCTTTGGGGTCAACGTTTAAGGGAAAGTATGGTTCTGTGAAATACTGGGTCAAAGCGTTCCTTGAGCGACCATCCCACCCACCCCAAGAAGTGCAGAAGAAATTTGAAGTGGTCGACTTTGTGGACGTTAACACTCCAGACCTAATG TCTCCTAGTTTTGGCAAGAAGCACAAGAAGATGACCTGCTTGTTCATTCCTGACGGTCACATCACCATGAGTGCCAGCATCAACCGCAAGGGATTCTGTGAAG GAGATGACATCTGCATCTCTGCTGACTTTGAGAACACCTGCTCTCGGATTGTGGTGCCTAAAGCAGCCATCATCGCCAAGCACACTTATTTGGCCAACGGCCTCACCAAAGTCTTCACCCAGAAGCTCTGCAGCGTGAGGGGAAGCCACATCATCTCCGGCATGACCGACTCTTGGAGAGGAAAGAGCATCCGTGTTCCAAAGCTCAAGCCCTCTATCCTGGGGTGCAACATCCTGCGAGTGGAGTACTCGTTGTTG GTTTATGTCAGTGTTCCTGGAGCGAAGAAGGTCATTCTTGACTTGCCCCTTGTGATCGGCACCAGCTCGTCTGGTTTCAGCAGCCGCAGTTCAAGCATGGCTAGTCAGGCAAGCTCGGAAATGAGCTGGATCGATCTGAACATCCCAGGAACTCCCGAAG CGCCACCATGTTATCTGGACATCGTCCGTGAAGACCACAGGCTGGAAAGCCCAACCACTCCTCTGATTGACGAACTGGACAATATCTGTGACAGCCCTATCTTCATGTACGCTCCAGAGTTCAAATTCATGCCGCCTCCAACTTACACAGAG GTTGACGCCAACAAAAACGCCTGCGTGAATTAA